In the Bradysia coprophila strain Holo2 unplaced genomic scaffold, BU_Bcop_v1 contig_137, whole genome shotgun sequence genome, gaaaaatGACAGAATAGAAACAGGTGGAACGTGATGCAAAATGAAATGTACTGAATTACATTGACAACATTCGCAGATCGGACAAACATCTCTCGTAATCCAAGTACAATTTCAGCAACGGTTGATCTGCATCGATGGTGTATACCTGGATGGAAAATATAGGATGAAGAATGGACAACGTAATGAATGAACATCTCACTGGCAGGACTGGTTCCTCATGCAACAAATTATTGGAATGCACCGAATCAATCCATTCTTCATGCAAATTGTGGATTTCGTGGATGTACCGGGCAGATACGGATGACTCTTCGCCGCGAGCTCGCATCTGGACACGAGCGTATGCCGTGTTTGGGCTAGTGCGAAGGTAGACTGCGGATAAAGTGCGTGAAATTGAGGACGAACGAGGTACTCAGGTGGAAGGTGTACCGATTGCGTTCGGACTCGACCGGTAGTCCTCCAGAGCGCGGCGGTACCATTCGTCCAGGACATAGCACATGCCTTGTTCGATGACGTTGTCCCGACGCATGTGTTCCAAAAATACCTTCCTGGTTGGACGAGAGGTGGTACGTGTAGAGTCCGGGTAAGATGAGATGATGTGGGTGATACTTACTGAGAGCTGAGCAAGGACCGCTCCACTAGCTTTAAGGAGTTCCATGTCGGTTTTTGGTAGTTGTCGAGGATTGTCATCCCAGCATAGAGCTGGAAGGGGAATCCCCAACGCTGACGGTCGCTGTACAGTCCGGATAACAAGTTGACACCGTTGAGGTTGGTCCACTTGCTCACGGGCTCCGGGAAGGTCGTGCAGGTGGTTTTGGTGTCGCAAAATTCTAGGAAAGTTGACTTCCCCGCTCCTATGTTGCCTTCCACGGCGACTGTCAATGATTGGTTATGGCTGGAACTGGTAGCTTTGCATAGATGTTTTATAGACATGGCTCGTTTGGACTCGTTTAGTTCAATAAGTTTGGTTAGCGGGTTCTGGAGATAGCCTTTGTAAAGATCTGCAAACGGAATGACTACTAGATAGATGACGATAGTGGGGTGGTGAGTGAGGAGGTGTCGATTTGACTTTGAAGTATAGTCAGGAAATGAATGCGTTGCCTGCGCAGATTAGTTATTCAACG is a window encoding:
- the LOC119073125 gene encoding deoxynucleoside kinase-like; protein product: MRRDNVIEQGMCYVLDEWYRRALEDYRSSPNAIVYLRTSPNTAYARVQMRARGEESSVSARYIHEIHNLHEEWIDSVHSNNLLHEEPVLPVYTIDADQPLLKLYLDYERCLSDLRMLSM